The following proteins are co-located in the Toxotes jaculatrix isolate fToxJac2 chromosome 9, fToxJac2.pri, whole genome shotgun sequence genome:
- the ube4a gene encoding ubiquitin conjugation factor E4 A, which yields MTDQGNNNQNISCNPFAALFSSLADAKQFASGQKPQQLSAEPPLEDSGESQSDSENSVSDSVDDNDDSVAEISRSFRSRQELCEQLNVNHMIQRIFLITLDNSDPSLRGGNGIPPRCVYLEEMAADLDGQDWLDMDNIEQALFNRLLLLEPGNHLIYMTSCSAVNLSADRDAGEKCAIPYLFACYQRAKEEVTKVPEKLLSFAVRCKNLTVSNTRTVLLTPEIYISQNVYEQLLDLLLEGFSGAQPEEVVEFVEEVIAGLLSDQEVRTFEEVIVPVFDILHGRIKDLDLCQPLLYSYLDVLLYFSHHKDIAKVLVEHIQPKDPANGLQYQKSLLGAVLNISCLLKTPGVVEGHGYFLNPSRSSAQETKVQEANIHQFMGQFHDKLHQILKNLLQRSSETRHLLLSWLGNCLQANAGRAKIWANQMPEIFFQMYSSDAFFLNLGAALLKLCQPFCRPRSPKLLTFNPTYCALKELSEEERRNHNVHARGLEKETCLIPVPPQQSVESAQSYSLLTENLILTQLTLHLSFHRLHEQMVKMNQSLHRLQVTWQEAQRTGNPMSEQLLEQFERLMIVYLSTKAATTQPAMLQCCLNLQASTAALLVQLSMGNQGPEHVALSFPLPSLQNTMLCYVPEFFAENLGDFFIFLRRFADDVLETSAESLEQILNFVAVFMGNVERMKNPHLRAKLAEVLEAVMPHMEPVAPGAVQPIVFQRERVFCSYRHAPHLAEALITVFVDIEFTGDPHQFEQKFNYRRPMYPILKYMWGKDNYRESIKHLADYASENLEAMNPPLFLRFLNLLMNDAIFLLDEAIQCLSKIKVLQLERDQGEWEALTPDARREKESSLQMFGQLGRFHNIMSNETIGTLAFLTSDIKGIFVHPFLAERIISMLNYFLQHLVGPKMGALKVKDFSEFDFKPQQLVSDICTIYLNLGDEENFCATVPKDGRSYSPTLFSQTVRVLKKINKPGAMIVAFGLLADKIKSHADRQQQEEETYSDAPDEFLDPIMSTLMLDPVLLPSSNVTVDRSTIARHLLSDQTDPFNRSPLTMDQIRPNEELKQQILQWLDKHKQERLQLGPSG from the exons ATGACTGACCAGGGCAACAACAACCAGAACATCTCCTGCAACCCCTTCGCTGCCCTCTTCAGCTCACTGGCTGATGCCAAACAATTTGCATCAGGCCAGAAACCGCAACAACTGTCTGCTGAACCACCAT TGGAGGACTCTGGAGAGAGCCAGTCAGACTCAGAAAACTCTGTGTCAGACAGCGTTGATGACAATGACGACTCGGTGGCAGAGATCAGCCGCTCCTTCCGTTCCCGCCAGGAGCTGTGTGAACAGCTCAATGTCAATCACATGATCCAGCGAATATTTCTCATCACTCTGGACAACA GTGATCCCAGTCTAAGGGGAGGTAATGGGATCCCTCCTCGCTGTGTGTACCTGGAGGAGATGGCTGCAGATTTGGATGGACAGGACTGGCTGGATATGGACAACATAGAGCAG gcTCTGTTTAACCGTCTGCTGCTCCTAGAGCCAGGAAACCATCTCATCTACATGACGTCATGCAGCGCTGTAAACCTGTCGGCTGACCGTGATGCTGGGGAGAAATGTGCCATCCCTTACCTTTTTGCTTGTTACCAGAGGGCCAAAGAAGAG GTGACGAAGGTACCCGAGAAGTTACTGTCATTTGCTGTTCGCTGCAAGAATCTGACGGTTTCTAACACACGGACAGTTCTGCTCACCCCAGAGATCTATATCAGCCAGAATGTCTACGAACAGCTTCTGGACCTGCTGCTGGAAGGTTTCAGTGGAGCAC AGCCAGAGGAGGTGGTTGAGTTTGTGGAGGAGGTCATTGCTGGCCTGCTTTCCGACCAGGAGGTACGTACCTTCGAGGAGGTGATAGTGCCAGTGTTTGATATCCTCCACGGGCGCATCAAAGACTTGGACCTCTGCCAGCCTCTCCTCTACTCCTACTTAGATGTTCTCCTCTATTTCAGCCACCATAAAGACATTGCCAAG GTATTGGTGGAACACATTCAGCCCAAAGACCCAGCTAATGGTTTGCAGTACCAGAAGAGCCTACTTGGAGCAGTGTTGAATATCTCCTGCTTGTTAAAAACCCCAGGTGTGGTTGAGGGTCATGGCTACTTCCTGAACCCCTCCCGTTCCAGTGCCCAGGAAACAAAGGTCCAGGAGGCCAACATCCATCAG TTTATGGGCCAGTTTCACGACAAGTTGCACCAGATCTTGAAAAACTTGCTCCAGCGATCTAGTGAGACACGCCACCTGCTGCTCTCATGGCTGGGCAACTGTCTGCAGGCTAATGCTGGCCGAGCCAAGATCTGGGCCAATCAGATGCCAGAGATCTTTTTCCAGATGTACTCTTCAGAtgctttctttttaaacttGGGTGCAGCTCTGCTGAAGCTGTGCCAGCCCTTCTGCAGGCCTCGTTCGCCCAAACTGCTCACCTTCAACCCTACCTACTGTGCCCTGAAAGAGCTGAGTGAAGAAGAAAGACGCAATCACAATGTGCATGCAAGAG GTCTTGAAAAGGAAACCTGTCTGATCCCTGTGCCTCCTCAGCAGTCAGTGGAGTCTGCACAGTCCTACAGCCTGCTGACTGAAAACCTCATCCTCACACAGCTCACCCTGCATCTCAGCTTCCACAG ACTCCATGAACAGATGGTGAAGATGAACCAGTCTCTCCATCGCCTCCAGGTGACGTGGCAGGAGGCCCAGCGAACTGGCAACCCGATGTCAGAGCAGCTCCTGGAGCAGTTTGAGCGTCTGATGATTGTTTATCTGTCAACCAAAGCTGCCACTACACAGCCTGCCATGCTGCAATGCTGCCTTAACCTCCAAGcttccactgctgctctgctggttCAGCTTAGTATGGGAAACCAGGGGCCTGAACATGTAGCACTCAGTTTTCCCTTGCCCTCCCTCCAGAATACTATGCTCTGCTATGTACCAG agtTTTTTGCAGAAAACTTGGGagattttttcatctttctgcGGCGATTTGCAGACGATGTTTTGGAGACTTCTGCAGAAAGTCTGGAGCAGATTCTTAACTTCGTCGCTGTCTTCATGGGTAATGTAGAAAG GATGAAGAACCCACACTTAAGAGCGAAGCTTGCCGAGGTCTTAGAGGCGGTGATGCCACACATGGAGCCCGTGGCTCCTGGTGCTGTTCAGCCAATCGTGTTCCAGCGAGAGCGAGTCTTCTGCTCCTATAGACATGCACCTCACCTGGCCGAGGCCctcatcactgtgtttgtagataTTGAATTTACAG gtgaTCCTCATCAGTTTGAACAGAAATTCAACTACAGAAGACCCATGTATCCCATCCTGAAGTACATGTGGGGCAAAGATAACTACAGAGAGAGCATCAAG CATTTGGCCGACTATGCATCCGAGAACCTGGAGGCCATGAACCCTCCTCTGTTCCTCAGGTTCCTGAACTTACTGATGAATGATGCCATCTTCCTACTGGATGAGGCTATTCAG TGCCTGAGTAAAATCAAGGTTCTGCAGCTGGAGCGGGACCAAGGGGAGTGGGAAGCCTTGACCCCTGATGCCcgaagagagaaagagtcaaGCCTGCAGATGTTTGGACAGCTGGGGCGCTTCCACAACATCATGTCTAATGAGACCATCGGCACACTGGCCTTTCTCACCTCAG ATATCAAGGGGATCTTTGTGCACCCCTTCCTGGCTGAGAGGATCATCTCTATGCTGAACTATTTCCTGCAGCACCTGGTGGGTCCTAAGATGGGTGCCCTTAAAGTCAAGGACTTCAGTGAGTTTGACTTCAAGCCACAGCAGCTTGTTTCTGACATCTGCACCATCTACCTGAACCTGGG CGACGAGGAGAATTTCTGTGCTACAGTCCCAAAGGATGGACGATCGTACTCTCCTACACTCTTCTCCCAGACTGTTCGGGTACTAAAGAAGATCAACAAGCCTGGTGCCATGATTGTAGCTTTTGGACTTCTTGCTGATAAAATAAAG TCccatgcagacagacagcagcaggaagaagagaCATATTCAGATGCCCCAGATGAGTTCTTGGACCCCATCATGTCCACTCTGATGCTGGATCCCgttcttcttccttcttccaATGTAACAGTAGACCGCTCAACTATAGCAAGGCATCTCCTCAG TGACCAGACAGACCCTTTCAACCGCAGTCCTCTAACCATGGACCAGATCAGGCCAAACGAGGAACTCAAACAGCAGATCTTACAGTGGCTGGATAAGCATAAGCAGGAGAGGCTGCAGCTGGGGCCCAGTGGCTAG